One Capra hircus breed San Clemente chromosome 29, ASM170441v1, whole genome shotgun sequence genomic region harbors:
- the LOC102177051 gene encoding tripartite motif-containing protein 64-like: MDSDTLEAFQRELTCSICMNCFLDPVTIDCGHSFCRPCLSLCWEEDWIPKSCPECRGISAKTQFTTNIVLKRLASLARQARADHDHSSEEQICVTHQEAKGLFCEADQTLLCGPCSERPEHAAHSHRPIPRAAEETREKLLKRMGSLWKIREEMQTILNQEAKKTRSFKDYVALRKEMITAEYQRIPLSLREEEQLHLQALEREAKEICEQLEYSVFRMTQYRASLKEMYRELTGMCCKPDGELLQVRKEVDARTDLAETQKPQPVNPELTCWPVTGILDTLNSFRVDNILSQTMTIHHMSLSEDGDDASLMFRDEHHGACRQPQIVESVMSWGSRAFTSGRHYWELDVTYSSSWILGICKDILITDTNISIYSEEACVLFSKKVKNHYSLFTNAPPYIQYVKRPLGRIGMFLDYDNGIVSFYDVCRGSLIYSFLSSPFSFPLKPFLCLRSP; this comes from the exons atgGATTCAGACACACTGGAAGCCTTCCAGAGGGAACTCACCTGCTCCATCTGCATGAACTGCTTCCTGGACCCCGTCACCATAGACTGTGGGCACAGCTTCTGCCGTCCCTGTCTGAGCCTTTGCTGGGAGGAAGACTGGATTCCAAAGAGCTGCCCTGAGTGCAGGGGAATATCAGCAAAGACCCAGTTCACAACCAATATTGTCCTCAAGAGGCTGGCTTCCCTTGCCAGACAGGCCAGAGCTGACCACGACCACAGCTCTGAGGAGCAGATCTGCGTGACACACCAGGAAGCCAAAGGCCTCTTCTGTGAGGCTGACCAGACCCTGCTCTGTGGGCCCTGCTCTGAACGCCCCGAGCACGCAGCTCACAGCCACAGGCCAATACCCAGGGCTGCTGAGGAGACCCGG GAGAAACTTCTAAAGAGAATGGGCTCTTTATggaaaatcagagaagaaatgcaAACTATTCTGAACCAGGAAGCTAAAAAAACTAGGTCATTTAAG GACTATGTGGCCTTAAGGAAGGAGATGATTACAGCTGAATATCAGAGGATACCTCTGTCGCTCCGGGAGGAGGAGCAACTGCATCTGCAGGCCCTGGAGCGAGAAGCCAAGGAGATTTGTGAACAACTCGAGTACAGTGTGTTCAGAATGACTCAGTACAGAGCAAGTCTGAAAGAAATGTACAGAGAGCTGACTGGGATGTGCTGCAAGCCGGACGGGGAGCTGCTCCAGGTGAGAAAGGAGG TAGATGCACG GACTGACTTGGCAGAGACGCAGAAGCCTCAGCCAGTGAACCCAGAGCTCACTTGCTGGCCTGTCACTGGAATCCTAGACACACTGAACAGCTTCAGAG TGGATAACATTCTGAGTCAGACAATGACCATTCACCACATGAGCCTTTCTGAGGATGGTGATGATGCAAGTTTGATGTTCAGAGATGAGCACCACGGAGCATGCAGACAGCCTCAGATTGTGGAGAGTGTCATGTCCTGGGGCTCTCGGGCCTTCACCTCCGGGAGGCATTACTGGGAGCTGGACGTGACGTACTCCTCCAGCTGGATTCTGGGCATCTGCAAAGATATCTTGATAACTGATACTAATATCAGTATTTATTCTGAAGAAGCATGTGTTCTGTTTTCCAAGAAGGTGAAAAATCATTATAGTCTCTTCACCAATGCCCCACCCTACATTCAGTATGTGAAAAGGCCTCTGGGGAGGATTGGGATGTTTCTGGATTATGACAATGGAATTGTGAGCTTCTATGATGTTTGCAGAGGATCCCTCATATACAGtttcctttcttcccccttttccttccctctgaAGCCTTTCCTTTGTCTTAGGTCTCCATGA